The following are from one region of the Vitis riparia cultivar Riparia Gloire de Montpellier isolate 1030 chromosome 9, EGFV_Vit.rip_1.0, whole genome shotgun sequence genome:
- the LOC117922315 gene encoding exocyst complex component EXO70A1: MEPPESITLDAAEKIILRWDSTASEETRDRLIFEGDRREVDQYLQAVDEIQRSMSAATISDGDCKVNSTIQIAMARLEDEFRSILISNTSPLETDSLIDSSFSTHSSLITEHSGEFEEYPEDERVLGQVGESPKAGESSSRASASYRSTNSIRELDLIPAEAIDDLRCIAERMISAGYLRECVQVYGSVRKSAVDSSFRRLGVENLSIGDIQRREWDVLEVKIRRWIRAAKVCVRILFASEKRLCEQIFKGLDTAIDDACFIETVKGPAIQLFKFAEAISISRRTPEKLFKMLDLHDALLDLLPDIDAVFESELSESIRIQAAEILSRLAEAARGILSEFENAVLSEPSKVPVPGGTIHPLTRYVMNYINLISDYKQTLIELIVSKPSTGSRYSGDQTMPDMDFAEFEGRTPLALHLIWIIVILQFNVEGKSKCYRDNALAHLFIMNNVHYIVQKAKGSEELREIIGDDYLKKLTWKYQQAATSYQRATWVRVLYCLRDEGLHVSGSFSSGVSKSALRERFKAFNAMFEEVHRTQAMWHVPDSQLREELRISITEKLLPAYRSFLGRFRSHIESGRHPENYIKYSADDLETAVLDFFEGYPVSQHLRRRSQ, translated from the coding sequence ATGGAACCGCCGGAAAGTATTACGTTGGATGCTGCGGAGAAGATAATCTTGCGGTGGGACTCGACGGCGTCGGAGGAGACGAGAGATCGGTTGATCTTCGAAGGCGATCGGCGGGAGGTGGATCAGTATTTGCAGGCCGTGGATGAAATCCAGCGGTCGATGTCGGCGGCGACGATTTCCGACGGTGACTGTAAAGTGAACAGCACTATCCAGATCGCCATGGCGCGGCTGGAGGATGAGTTTCGGAGCATTCTGATCAGCAACACCAGTCCGCTGGAGACTGATTCGCTTATCGATTCAAGTTTTTCGACTCACTCGAGTTTGATAACCGAACACAGTGGTGAATTTGAAGAGTACCCGGAGGATGAGCGTGTGCTGGGGCAAGTCGGAGAATCACCAAAAGCAGGTGAGTCGAGTTCGAGAGCGAGCGCGAGTTATCGATCTACGAATAGTATTCGCGAGCTGGATCTGATTCCAGCTGAAGCAATCGACGATCTTCGATGCATAGCCGAGAGGATGATCTCTGCCGGATATCTCCGCGAGTGCGTTCAGGTGTACGGGAGCGTACGGAAGTCAGCTGTGGACTCGAGCTTTCGACGGCTCGGTGTCGAGAATCTGAGCATCGGCGATATCCAACGGCGGGAGTGGGATGTGTTGGAGGTGAAGATCAGGCGTTGGATAAGAGCCGCTAAAGTGTGCGTGAGGATTCTGTTTGCTAGCGAAAAGAGGCTTTGTGAGCAAATCTTCAAAGGTCTAGACACCGCTATCGATGATGCTTGCTTCATAGAAACTGTTAAAGGTCCAGCAATTCAACTCTTTAAATTCGCTGAAGCGATAAGCATAAGTCGGAGAACGCCGGAGAAGTTGTTCAAGATGCTGGACCTTCACGATGCTTTATTGGACCTGTTACCGGATATTGATGCCGTTTTTGAATCAGAATTGTCAGAATCTATTCGAATTCAGGCAGCTGAGATCCTATCACGCTTGGCGGAGGCAGCCAGAGGGATATTATCGGAATTTGAGAACGCTGTGCTCTCTGAGCCTTCGAAGGTTCCAGTTCCGGGTGGAACAATTCACCCCTTGACTAGATATGTGATGaattatatcaatttgataTCTGATTACAAGCAAACCCTCATTGAGCTTATAGTATCAAAGCCCTCAACCGGGTCAAGATACTCCGGCGACCAGACTATGCCGGATATGGATTTTGCAGAGTTTGAGGGGCGAACTCCCTTGGCGCTTCATTTGATTTGGATTATTGTAATTTTGCAATTCAATGTGGAGGGGAAGTCCAAGTGCTACAGAGATAACGCTTTGGCTCATTTGTTCATTATGAACAATGTTCACTACATTGTTCAGAAGGCCAAAGGGTCAGAGGAACTGCGGGAGATTATTGGTGATGATTACTTAAAGAAGTTAACATGGAAATACCAACAGGCGGCTACTAGCTACCAGAGAGCAACTTGGGTGAGGGTGCTGTATTGTTTGAGGGATGAGGGGTTGCATGTGAGTGGAAGTTTTTCCTCTGGGGTCTCAAAGAGTGCCTTGAGAGAGAGGTTCAAGGCCTTCAATGCTATGTTTGAGGAGGTTCATAGGACCCAGGCAATGTGGCATGTGCCAGATTCTCAGCTCCGGGAGGAGCTTCGGATATCTATAACAGAGAAGTTGCTCCCAGCTTATAGGTCATTTCTTGGGCGGTTCAGGAGCCATATAGAGAGTGGAAGGCACCCAGAGAATTACATCAAGTACTCAGCAGACGATTTAGAGACTGCTGTCTTGGACTTCTTTGAGGGATACCCGGTCTCACAGCACTTGAGAAGGAGATCTCAGTGA